The Candidatus Anaeroferrophillus wilburensis genomic interval ACCGAGATGCAGGCAAATCTGGCCTTTTCCCTGCACCCCGGCCACAGCCTGACCTGCAAACCCTACTACAGCAGTGAAGAGGGCTTCATCCTTGATGGCAAGGCTGACAAGGTCCGGGATCTGGAGCGCTACGGGATAACCACCGAATACCTCGGACAGTTCGGCCAGTTCAAGCTCACCGCCGGCTACTGGTATGAATCCCATGATCTGGAAAAATATGTCCGTGCCAATACCATCACCGCCACGGACCGCATTTACAGCAGCTGGAAATACCTGGGGGAAAACCACGGCAACGGTGAAATTCACAGCCCCTATCTGCAGGTAGCTCGACGTTTCGGCAAGCTCACCTGTCAGGCAGGCCTTAAGTATTTTTCCTATACCGAACCGGCCAGTACCGCCTACCGGGGCAGTGCTGTCGGCGGCACACCCTCGTCCTACGAACAGGCATTAAATAATAATCTGGGTGAAGATCCTGAACTGAGCCTTGATGAATTCACTTTCGAAGAATGGCTGCCCAGTTTTGCGATAGGCTGCCAGCTGACCCCTGAGCTGGAGGTTTATGCAAACTACGGCCGCAACTACATGCGGCCCTATGCCTACATGCCGGTCATTACTCTTTATACCTATATGGAAAAAGACAGTACCGGAGCGATTACCGTAAACAACCGGGAAAAATTCCGGGCCGCCGGCCTGACCCTGCAGGATATTTTTGATGACTGGAAGATGGAAACCTCCGACAACATTGACGTTGGCTTGCGCTATTTCAGCAATAGCTTTGAAATCCATCCGGCGCTCTTTTTTGCCAAGCACCACGATTTGCTGACCGTTGCCTATGACCCGCTGGTTGGCCTCAATTACCACCAGAACGTCGGCGATGTAACGACGATCGGCGCCGAGGTGGAACTCAACCTCTACCCTACTGACAACCTGATCGTCTATATCAACCCCAGCTACACCAGGATGCGTTTTGATGACGATCTGAGCCAAGGGGGAGGCATCCTGGCCATCGGAGGCAAACAGCTGCCCGACACACCCGAGCTGCTGTTCAAAACCGGCCTGCTCTACACCTACAACAACCTGGAAATCGCCCCAACCTTCAAATATGTGGGCCGGCGCTACGGCGACCCGCAGAACGAGCAGCCCATCTCTCCCCATGGAATCGTCGATCTTGCCATCAGCTACACAAGGAAAGATGTTTTTTCCCTGCGGGAAGCCCGGGCAAGCCTGGCGATCAGCAATCTCTTTGATGAAAAATATGTCGGCACCATCACCGCCTGGGATGATGGCAGCGGCACTGCCTACTACGCTGGCGCCCCTTTTACTGCCGTCTTCAGCCTTGGAGGAACTTTCTGATTGCCGGCAACGCCCGCCTGCTGATAGTTAACGCAAGGATAACCGCAGGTTTCCGATGCCATCACCAGGACAAACAACCATTTCTTACCAGCGGATGCACCTGATGCGAATCACTAGAAAAACCTGCTGCCATGTTATAGCCGTCCTGGTGCTGCTGACGCTTTTCTGCGGACCAACCGCAGCGTCAGCAAACCTGGAAGGACGGCTGGTTACCGACCTGGGCGGCCGCACCGTTGTCATCCCGGAACAGATTGATCGACTGGTGGCCCTTGGTCCCGGGGCCCTGCGGCTGATTACCTATCTCCAGGCCCTGGACAAAGTGGTTGGCATCGAGCAGATTGAGCGGCAGGAGCTCCCTTTCTATTTTCGTCCTTATTCAGTGGTGGCGGCAAAGCAGCTTGCCCACCGGCACATTGTTGCCCCCGGCGGCCCGGGAAAACTGCCAGACATGGAACAGCTCATAGCCTGTCGACCACAGGTCATCATCTGCATAGGCCTTGATCCCATGCAGGTGGAAAACCTGCAGCAAAAGACCAGGATTCCCACCATCATGGTCACCTATGGTGAACTTGGCGTCCTGCGCCAGGAAGTCATACAATCCCTGCGCCTGCTCGGTACCATTTTAGGCAAGGAAGACCGGGCTGATGAGCTCATCACCTTCATTGAAATGGTGCAAAAGGAGTTGCACGATCGGGTAAAATCCGTTACACAACAGGAAAAGCCGACGGTTTATTTTGGCGGCATTGCCTATAAAGGGGCCCGGGGGCTTACCAGTACTGAAGCCAACTATCTCCCCGGCAGCATGGTTAAGGCACGTAATGTTGTCGATGCCGCGAAGCATGACAGCCATCTGTTTATCGATCCGGAACAGCTTATCTGCTGGAACCCGGAAGTAATTTTTTTTGACATTACCAGCGCCCCGGTCATCATGCCGGATTTCAACCGGAACAGCAGCTTCTACCACCTGCTGAAAGCCGTGAAAAACGGCAGGGTATTTACCCTGCTGCCCTACAACCAATACAACACCAATATTGAAATTGCCCTTATTAATGCATTTTTCATTGGCAAAACGCTCTATCCATTCCAGTTTGCCGACATTACCATGGATGAAAAAAGGAGCCAGATTTTCCAGTTTTTTCTCGGCAATCCCGGACCTGTCAACCTACCTGTCGACCCATCTTTTCAACTCACCCGTTTTGGGTTTGCCAACAACTAATTGGCCATAAACGTTGGAGGAATGCTCTCCTTGCACGACCATCTTCCAGCCCGGTATGGCACCTATATCAGGAAAAAAATCTGGTTTGGCCTGGCTC includes:
- a CDS encoding TonB-dependent receptor; amino-acid sequence: MNRTWLLTASVLFLLCSTTPGTTRAADADQPRLLTMDTITVEEKIISPTKQEGDLLHTGSMVTTAGMELSGAAGLNSVFKALDLLPGINTELQDPFGIASKSVRIRGVQSLFAGMTVEGLPNYGIMPIGPRDDIYDMENMESIGLYKGSTPLNLGTGSGNRGGTIALTYRRPADEFQADLRQQFGSFDAHRTFFRLDSGILPTGTSLFGSYSYAEVNKWKGAGDLGPREHVNIGLSQELGSRVTMELFFNYNDVERHDFKPLTYGEADQIKDFYRSDYLENLTGYPAADVNYYDYHRGDYQNTEMQANLAFSLHPGHSLTCKPYYSSEEGFILDGKADKVRDLERYGITTEYLGQFGQFKLTAGYWYESHDLEKYVRANTITATDRIYSSWKYLGENHGNGEIHSPYLQVARRFGKLTCQAGLKYFSYTEPASTAYRGSAVGGTPSSYEQALNNNLGEDPELSLDEFTFEEWLPSFAIGCQLTPELEVYANYGRNYMRPYAYMPVITLYTYMEKDSTGAITVNNREKFRAAGLTLQDIFDDWKMETSDNIDVGLRYFSNSFEIHPALFFAKHHDLLTVAYDPLVGLNYHQNVGDVTTIGAEVELNLYPTDNLIVYINPSYTRMRFDDDLSQGGGILAIGGKQLPDTPELLFKTGLLYTYNNLEIAPTFKYVGRRYGDPQNEQPISPHGIVDLAISYTRKDVFSLREARASLAISNLFDEKYVGTITAWDDGSGTAYYAGAPFTAVFSLGGTF
- a CDS encoding iron ABC transporter substrate-binding protein, coding for MRITRKTCCHVIAVLVLLTLFCGPTAASANLEGRLVTDLGGRTVVIPEQIDRLVALGPGALRLITYLQALDKVVGIEQIERQELPFYFRPYSVVAAKQLAHRHIVAPGGPGKLPDMEQLIACRPQVIICIGLDPMQVENLQQKTRIPTIMVTYGELGVLRQEVIQSLRLLGTILGKEDRADELITFIEMVQKELHDRVKSVTQQEKPTVYFGGIAYKGARGLTSTEANYLPGSMVKARNVVDAAKHDSHLFIDPEQLICWNPEVIFFDITSAPVIMPDFNRNSSFYHLLKAVKNGRVFTLLPYNQYNTNIEIALINAFFIGKTLYPFQFADITMDEKRSQIFQFFLGNPGPVNLPVDPSFQLTRFGFANN